The Larimichthys crocea isolate SSNF chromosome X, L_crocea_2.0, whole genome shotgun sequence genome segment TAAAGATTTAAGCTTTTTGCTGTATTgcccacttgggggcagcagaacattctgaaaacataacattaacatATTATGTGATTATGTTATTatagttctgtttttaatctccGCTAATTCCTGATGGAAATATCTGTGTCTGCTGATCGTGCAGTttgtttatcagagcttttgtgctttttgtaaaagtttctggccagaaaaccaaaacaaatggtCTATAATGCTCTGCAGAGCTCAAGATTGAGTTGGTTGATAATTGTCTGTTAGTCTTCACTACCATTGACCCTGTTCAAGAATCTGATTAGTGCATTTGAAAGTGAATGTTTTGAGTTAATCCTAAGataattcaattcagttttctACTTTACACGGGCTCTAATTTAATCAAGAGGATGCTGATTTCAAATACAAGCACTTAAGTTCGGGGTGTATGGGGTGAGTTAAATTGCTGATATTTTTGAAGTGAATTGTAAAACTGATTGTGTTACACTCACTGTTAGTGTTAATGTAATGAGGATTAACAATAGAGACACCATTATGCCTTTAAGCAACAATATACTCAACATTATACTCCAGAATTCCAAATGTGatctaaacaacaaaataaatgatttttaattgctgtcatgtaaatgaaaattaaataatgATTTACAAATATAGATAGTTTTGTGATAGTAACTGACATTTACAAAGAGGAGACTTGAGGTGAAAGAGTAAAGTTAAAGGCTCATTGGTGACTCAGAAAACTGAGTCAGTCGTGACATCTGTGCCTCTCAGGTGACAGCCGGCTCTACTGAGCATGCTCCAGACAAGGCCAGGTAATTTAAGctagacacacacatttacagagcACCTGCTACACCACTAGCAACCAGTAAATGATGGAGCTCCGGCCCCCAACAGTCCACAGCCCCACAGAGCTACAGCTCATTCCTATGGATTAATATGTGAGTGGAGTGTACCATGTGTTCTGCAGGGGTGGACCTTTGGGTTCTGTTCAAGAGGTAAGCAGTTTGTAATGGGTTAATATGATTTTAGAGGTGTGTGGATGTTCAGAAACTAAAGCAAAGTGAAAAAGACTTCCAGCCTTGGTGTTTTCTGCAGTGTCTTGTGGTGTATGTTGATCAGctgcttctttctcctcttgaCTATTTTACTTCTAGTCTAGTTCCAAGCTTGCAGGATAAAGATGTTTAGGTGATGATGTGGGTTCAAAATATGGGAAAAGCACCAAGAGAAACGTTTAACTCAAAAAACTCTAAAAGACGTAGAGCAAACAGTAAAAGGAAACTAAAGCGCTTCAGTGAAATCTGCACCAATGAGCCAGTGAGTTAGCAGTTCAGTTAGCAGCAactgactcaggtcagacaTCTGATGTAAGCCAAGGCTGGATTACGAGGGGAAAGCATCCTGTCACTAATTTACTTACGTTTACTTTGTGGTAatctgattaattaataatttgtttGGTATAATGCACAATTAAAGCAAAGTTAATTAGTGAAATGGTAAGCATCCTGTGTTGTGTTATGCATATTTACCTAGTCTTGATCCTTTTCTAATACCTTTCATACTGGAGTTGATATTATGTATGCatttaacaaaaatgtttatAGAAATGATGACTAACAGACATACAGCATACCTGAGACCGCCCACACCAACCTGCTGGTTATTCTGGCCCTTAGGACACTACCTGACCCCTCACTGCAGATAGCTTTGGATGGATGAATCATATGGCATCACTGGCCACCATgaggcagaaaaacagcaaaacaaactcatttagTGCTTTTGGCAAACAAGAGAAGGCAGACTTGCACCTCCAAAgacaacattagcatttatttgaaGTTGTCTTCCTGTCCGCCTAACGATTGTTAAGTCCAACATGTTtgtctctggtttggtctcctGAGCAAAATACCTGGCTCCTAAGATAGATTTCGATTAGATATATTCACTTTCTTCATGGCTAGAGGTTCACTTCTTAGAGACAGCCAGGTAGTGTATTCAGATTAgcttgattttatttgtataacccaATATCACAAATTTACCTTacagggctttacaatctgtccTTACACCTTTGACAGGGACAAACTTTCCAAAAATATTGATTCTACATGAAAAGCATGGATCCAAGAGGATGGTCAAACCAAAGCGATTTCAAACATCCACAAAATGAGCACAGTTGAGGTGTTTGAGGTGtgtaacatccatccatctattatctgtaaccgcttatcctcatcagggtcatggtggggctggagcctagTGTATaacaattattaataaataattcattcataaaCAACACACCCAAACACTAGAGGTGAAATTGCAGGtaactctgtttctgttgtccTCCGCTCTCTGCTCGTTCCCGTTCACATTCTGTTGATCCACTGTGGTTCAGGCAGAAACATTACTGCTGTGGAATAACTCATGTATTCTTTGAAGAGGACAGCTCGCTGGAGGAAAGTCCATTAGGAAAAGAGCTTTAGCAGAAACATGATAGGCCCTCATCCTGCTACAATGTCTGGCTGTCGTTCATCAGTCAGCATCCTCTGGGGACAACCTCCACCTCCCCCGATGATTCACACACGCAGTTCATCACCAAAACAatatcactgtttgtttgcttaGCAACTCAGAATAAACAGTGAACAAGCACCACGCCTGACAGAGAGCTCCATAAACTTCAGTCTGAGGGCACGCCGAGGTCTCTAATGAGGCTTCAGAGAGCCCCACACAACATTAACACAGTCCATGACATCATTTGAATGGTTTGAACAAAATATGGAGCATATTTattccaaaaaagaaaataaaaaataatgtatatgtatgtattttcagtgtataaacacaggacagaggagacagatgaTCATAGCGTGTTTTCAAAGatgtaattatgttttattaggCCAAACAGATGAAGATGGTAACGCAGCTGTTTCGGGTTACAGCTCTGTGGAGAAGATGCTACCTCATCACCATGTTACCTCTACTGTAACACAACATGACCAGTAAGTCTTACACACATCCACCATAAACACATGGCCATCAACAAAAAGAGCTGCAGGCTAAGACAGTCCTGTCCATCAACGTCAGGcattaaaagattatttttttcccaatatgtcatttttcatcaattttttattcacataaaaTCTGAATGTGTCTGCAGGTATCTTGCTGATTTGGGTGCTGTCAGTCATCAGAGCCCAGCATGTGTCCTCTGTCCCATCATGCCCTGCTTCTTGTCTGGTTTGTTCTGAAGACACCGTCATCTGTAACAGACTGGCTCACATTattggtaacacacacacacacacacacacacacacacacacacacacacacacttacagtaaaataaagctTTTCCATTTCATGTTAGCCCGTCTGaagacagtatgtgtgtgtgtgaccagacGTTTCAGACACAACCCAGGCTCTGCTGCTAACGGAGGGCTCCATCTCCACAGTCCAGCCTGCCTCCCTGTCTGATCTCAGCAACATTACAGTCATAGGTCAGTCAGTCCCTGGTGTGTACGTGTACTTGCACGCTTGTGGGTTGTTGCATGATAATggctttaaaatattaaaagtatgaATGACAAGTATGTCTGTCCTTCTTTCAGTTCTGAGTCATAACCATATCTCAGTGCTGGGTGAACAGTCCTTCAGAAACCTGCCTGTCCTCCACACCTTACTGCTGGACCACAACCTCCTGACCAGCCAGGCCCTACAGGGGGGAGCTCTGACCAATCTAACCCGACTAGAGGTACTCGCTCTGGGCCACAATCTCATCAGAATGGTGGGTACCTCTTCAtggggaaacacacacagtgcacagacCTGTGTATTTTTCCCTCTGacattgttgtctgtgttgACGTGCAGATCCGAGGTGGCTGGTTCAAAGGTAGCAAGGCTCTGCGGAGCTTGAAACTGGATGGAAACTTGCTCACTAGTTTGGACTCTGGTTCCTTTCCTGTGGATGACCTCAAACATCTGGAGAGCCTGGATCTCTCAGATAACCTGATACATCATCTGGATAGAAGCAGGTCAGTACAGATTTATTCTCATGTCTTATCTTTCATACTTTATTGAACCAGTTTACACTCAGCAACACCAatgtaatgtgtacaatatgattTCTTGTAGCTTCGATGGGTTGGTGAGCCTGCAGACTCTGGATCTGTCCAGAAACCGTCTAAGTTCTGCTCCTGCTGAGGCTTTTTCCTACCTCAGCTGGCTGACAAATCTCAACCTAGACCTCAACTCATGGAACTGTTCCTGTGAGATGCTGGATCTGGCTACCTTCCTGTCCACCTTCATGCAACAACCCGGCCAGGTGCAGCAGTTCTTCTTTCACCTGTGCACATTTCAATGCAGCTTTCACTTGCATTCTGTTTGATGATAGAGGCGTAATGCAACAGTAATTTAAGGAGATTCATGATTCTGTCATTTGtttcatataaaatacaaactTGGTGTTACAGCATTGGAAAAATGCAGAGAAAATTACCAGTATAAGACTGATTGACTTAAACCTGACATTTACCCCCTCCTGCTCTCAGACCCTCTATAATGGCCGtaggatggtgtgtgtgagcGCTGACAACCCGGCTGTAACCACAGTGTTGGAGCTAACTGAGGCCAATTGCGTCCCGTCCAATCAGAACATCACAGTGAAGATAGAGCCCAGAAGCAGCGTGACGCCTCAACTGTATGCTCGAGATCTGGCCATCACAGCAGTCATCTGTTTTATTGGTGAGAAAGGGGACAAAGGGAAACGGTCTGCACACTGATGGGTTCTATTCTCATTTTTAAGGGAATGTTTCAGTCTCCTAGATCTATAAGGCCGTAATAAACTCAaattgcaaacacctgctgGTCAACAAGCAGCAAGATAAAACAAGCCCCACAAGATGGGGATCACAGTAGCTACTCCAGAATATAGAAACACCAGAATATTTACAATGTTATTATGACAGCACTTGAAAACACAGAATGATATGCTGCAATGTCTTTCTCATTCTTCTAATCatcaagttgctaattggactgcTGAAAAAGGCCTGGATATCCAGTGGCTAAACTGGAAGTCCTGAAGCATCCAATCCATGTCCATTGCCTCCAAAGGCTAAATCATTCTCAGACCATAGAGTTCCGAGATTGACATATGCAAGACATGCAGGTTATGCAGTGGCTAACATTGCATGTTTGCAGTTGCTGGCTGTAAGAGACTATAAAACTAGCAAATTTTATTCACATGAAGGGAAATTGATGCAGAATGAAATGCTGGTCTGACTGTGCTCTTAGGGAAAAATCTTCTGGACTGAATATGATCTCAATTCAtttgtaatgttaaaaatgctACATAGCACCTTTATGAAGACTTGGAACCATGAATGTGAATGCCCGTTGAAGACATTACTGTTTAAAATCCAACCTGTCCTGCATGTTTTAGGTGGTGTTGGTTTGACCCTGCTGGTAGTCCTGATCTATTATCAAGtttccaagaagaagaaactgaaaaaaagcaaaagagagaaagtggaaGAGGAGGGCAGCAGCACAACTTCGAATCACCACGTCAATCATCTAGATGTTAGTGAGAAAAGGAGGGAACGCTCCTTGCAAGCAAATAGCAGCCAGCCTTGGGACAGAGAAATCATGACAATGGATCCAAGGCGAGATGGTCATGGTCGGCAGATTAGGTCCCAACTTGATGAAAacggcagccattttgtgtgttcagagtgTAGctcagaaagacagagagggatggGACCGAACCCAATGAGATGGAACAACAGGATaaatggagggatggaggcagaagaggaaatggaaaagaggagagtgaggatggtagcagaggaagaaaggaggaggctTGGGAACCAGCAGGGAATCTTGACCAGGGACATTCCCAACAAGTTTCTTTCTCATGGCAATACCAACTCTTTCTCACATCCACGGAAAGAAGCCCTCAGTGACAGACCAGAGAGCCTGGCTAGTTATAGAGAGAATGGAGAGAGCTACAGGACTGACATAGAAGGTAAGAACAGAGGACAAGAGAGTTTACATTGCCCGAGCTGCCACAGTACATACAGACCACCAGAGCAGAACATGAGACAAGGGAGGAATCACACCAACATGAGAGACTCTCCTCTGTTTGAAGGCCTCCCTTCTCAGTACAGACAGATTGATAGAGGTGGAAATGTTAACCATGACCAGTTTGACATGATAAAGAACACAGAgttgaaaagagaaacaagaaatgtaacatttgatCTGGAGAGGTCGAGAACCCTAGAAAGAAACAGTCATAGCAATGACAAGAGGGAGGATGACGAGAGGACCTCCAGAGACAAGGAGAGACTCAGAAGACACAAAGCTAAAGTCCAGTCAAGCCGCTTACTGAAGGTTAAACTAAACTTGAACCCACTACGGAAAAGCAAAGTCCATCCTAAGAGGAAAGCTGAGCAGGGCCATTCAGAGAAAAAGAGCCCgaagaagaggagagataaAAGACAGGACggaaaggacagaggagaaaaggaaatgaagggAAAGTCTGGTAAGAAGGGCAGCAAGACTAAAGGAACAACTGAGGATGGCGAGAAAGAAGacggagaagaaggagagaaaaacaaagggACTTCCAAAAAGGGGCAGGAAAGTACTGAAGGTGACCAGGGCGAGAATAAACTCCCAGAAGACACTACCACCCACACTGCTGACCCATTAGCCTCTGCTTTTGCCATTGGACAAGGCCAAAATTTGCTGGGTGGGCATTTTCAGTATCAGGGAGCTGGATTGGCTATGGGGAGTGCTCAGATTTCCTCACAGTAtcccttttccctctctgccaCTGGCAGGAATCAAACTTCCAACCTCTCTCTGCTTGGCTCAGCAGGCTCACAACTGACTGGCAGCAGCCTCTCTCTTCCAGGAGGGAATTTCATGCTCAACACCATGGCCCCGGGATCTAATGCACGGTTCCCCAGCTACCCAGCTAATTCTGTTGCTCCCAACATAGCAATCAGTGGGCCCAGTATGGCTCCAAGTGGTGTCCCAGACAGCTTCATAAAGCAAGCTGGGGTAGGCCTCATGTCTCCTGCTAATTCTCTTTTAGCCAACACTGTACATGCTAACCCTTTGCAAGCAAGTCCAATGCATACCTCCCAGCCTGCAGGACTAGCCTCAAGTTTGACAGCAAACCCAGCTGctaatcctaaccctaaccctaaccctaaccctaaccctaaccctgcaCCTGGGCAGTCCCTCTTACAGACCCAGCTGCCCCCGGACAGCTCTATTGCAAAACTGAAGTCTGATCCAGCCCAGGGACCAGGCCTTCAAACTGGCAAAGGAGTACAACAGTTGCCCCCTGAATCTCAAACACCCCAGACCAAGGAGAGCCACACTCTCCCAACTCAGGCACCACCAAGCGCAGATGGTTCAACGACTCTTCAGGCTTCTAGCATTGTGGAAAAGCTGTCAAACAGTACCAGTCAGACAGAGGCCGGGCGTGTACCTGCTGGGCCAACGGTCAATACATCAACTGCGGTTTTAACTGAAGGACTTGCAGCAGGGGTGTCAGGAGATAGCATGCAGGCAGCAGATGGGTCTGTATTGGGTGTGTCTGCACCTAGTATGTCTACACAAAGTGTATCCTCCATGGATGATGCCGGTCCAACTGCTGCACTGCTACAGCAGGAGTACCTGTCAGAGGAAGGAGGATCCTCCCCCAGGAGGAAGCTGAGGCTGGTGCTTCCCGAGAAGACTTCCAACCGACTACCAACCGCACTGGAGAGGAAAATACGCTAGCTGCTCATTTCATTGTTAATGAAATTTTATAGATCAGTAGTATTTTGAAGGTCAGATGAAGCACTTCATCTTTTAAAATCGAGTTCTACATCAGACGCAGAAAGCTGAGACTGACTGCCAGGAAATGTCATTCTGTaatgttttacagatgtttggtgtgttctatttttataatgataaacagtgtaacagtgtattttgtcatattttttgtcTCTCAGTGTTTATTGTTGATCTTTGTAACAACATTTGACAGAAAATCTCACCTTAGCATCCATTTAGTAGCTGTGCTGGAGCTTTCAAGCATCTACATCATTAGATGAGTTTGCTCAGTTGCCAGATGTTCTTGTTCATGTTGACTTACaaggtgagaaaaaaagaaaccttgCTGTCAGTTCATTCCTTTTCTTAGAAGCAGCCACTGACAATCTTACCCCGAGGTCTATTTAGTAGCCGCTCTAGGGCTTTTTATCAGCAGGTCtgaacagtaaaataaaaaattttaaatttcatgCTTCACTAAAGCGAACTCTATTTGTTGATGAAGGTCATGAGATGCAGTCGAAGGTGCCAGACAGCTACTAAATTGACcttgttttgttatttgctgaTACTTAATATGCTATACTATGAGAGATACCTGACTGAAatctattatttttaaatattttgtaatataatTTTTTATGAATACATGTAAATGATGATTTCTCTTGGACATTTATTCAACCTTAAGTACAATATATTCAGGAGCTCTTAACAACCAGAACTGattccaaattaaaaacagcagtgaaataCACTTACAGacctgaacagaaactgaaacagCAGTGACTTTGACTTCTGTGCTGGTTGTAGCAGGTTGCCAACGTTTCTATGTGTCACTGCTGGATAGGGTTTCGGTTTTTGGCTCCAGGACAGGTCTTGGTAGTGTGTTGGGTTTCACTGGTCACACTGTCGACCTCTAAATGCTGCCTACAGACCCTACTTAACACTTAACCAAACCTTTACCGTCTGAGCTGGTGTTACCTCAAGCCTCTGCTGTGCAGAAGTCACTGTGACCTGTCACACTGACCCACTGTGGTGAACAGTGGTGTATCCTCAGGCCAAATCAGTTTGATCTCCTTGCTGAATTTCATGAGATACTGGAGAAGATAAAATATTGCCACCACAATATCTGTAGTGCTGCTTGTCTTACAGTTGAAACCAAACTTTATGCTAACAGAATATCATCCAATAATAAATCCAGTAGGTTTCTAGTACATAAAGTATTCAGCAGTCAATGAATTAATCAGTGATTTATTGATGATACACGTTTTAagttgtaaacatgttgaacataAACCTCCTTCATTCCTCATCCACCAGACACTTTTTTAtatatctctgtttttggtctccaccaactcctgagaaaatatctgtctctttagccTCTAAATGCTCCACTAATTACACCTTAAAGCTGGGCAGTggtgtacagtgggtttatcagcTGCCTGCTGATACTGACAAACAGCTTTATGAGGTCGGTGACACAAAATCTTActtatatcatttatttaagttGCATGCCTCCAAACCAGTGAGCTACAAGATGCTGTGTTGAAAGGAACTGCAGAATCAGGTGATCTCTGTGGGTGTGACatattacataacattacacattCATATAAATATCATTTTTGATAGGTGCAGCTTAACAGACTCTCTACCAAAGTGTCCGGGGAGCCAGGTTCCCCCAAATCTCTTGGATGTCTAAAAGCAGTTtttgtcatcatgtttttgtctttttgaatgttgacttttattttctccacaAATAGGAAAAATCTGCACCTTAGTGTCACAAAGCTGAACTGTGAACTGGGATGagtttaaaatgattacagtgaaCACTGGATGTGAAGCAAGTGAGCAGAGAAGGAACTCGGTGCAGCTGTCTCTTGTTGTCATTAGGGGGCAGTGTGTACCTGCTCAGACTCATGTCAGGGATAGAACTGAAATGTGATTAAAGCAGAGCAACACCTAATCTGTGTGTACAccttatttcacaaaaaaaaaacttttaatttaagaaAGGACaggacagatttttatttatttattttttttccatttatcatattttaaaatatcagaatgtcAAATGTGTACAGCTGTCACACAGGAACAACAGAAAACTGACAGTGGTGATAATGAGGACAAACCCACACAGTCTTATAAAGAGTGGGGCAAAAGGACAGACTGATAGAAATTACTAAACAGCAGCCTGCACACCTGGACTACAGCACCAACACCTCCTATTGTTAACGGTAATGTAGCCGCGTCCCCAGGcatctgtgtgtgaaatgcAAATGTTGAGTGCAAGAGAAGAAATGCCTGGTGGGCTCTGACTCGCCCCCACACCCACTGTAGGCTTGTTTCCactgaaaaatggaaatgtgcaTAAATGACTTGTGATTTATACACATGTAAAAACTATTAGTATCCCCTCACCTCTGGCACAGTCACTGCTCCACATTAGTGCAGCAGATAGAGCAGAATTGATTATTAATCATGATGCCTGCTGGAGTCAATCAGGCCAATAACCATCAAGATGAGATTACTACAAGAAATGAGCTCCAAACACAACACCAAGGCAACGCAGCAGCTCTCAAGCttataaagacagaaaa includes the following:
- the lrrc53 gene encoding uncharacterized protein lrrc53 is translated as MTSILLIWVLSVIRAQHVSSVPSCPASCLVCSEDTVICNRLAHIIDVSDTTQALLLTEGSISTVQPASLSDLSNITVIVLSHNHISVLGEQSFRNLPVLHTLLLDHNLLTSQALQGGALTNLTRLEVLALGHNLIRMIRGGWFKGSKALRSLKLDGNLLTSLDSGSFPVDDLKHLESLDLSDNLIHHLDRSSFDGLVSLQTLDLSRNRLSSAPAEAFSYLSWLTNLNLDLNSWNCSCEMLDLATFLSTFMQQPGQTLYNGRRMVCVSADNPAVTTVLELTEANCVPSNQNITVKIEPRSSVTPQLYARDLAITAVICFIGGVGLTLLVVLIYYQVSKKKKLKKSKREKVEEEGSSTTSNHHVNHLDVSEKRRERSLQANSSQPWDREIMTMDPRRDGHGRQIRSQLDENGSHFVCSECSSERQRGMGPNPMRWNNRINGGMEAEEEMEKRRVRMVAEEERRRLGNQQGILTRDIPNKFLSHGNTNSFSHPRKEALSDRPESLASYRENGESYRTDIEGKNRGQESLHCPSCHSTYRPPEQNMRQGRNHTNMRDSPLFEGLPSQYRQIDRGGNVNHDQFDMIKNTELKRETRNVTFDLERSRTLERNSHSNDKREDDERTSRDKERLRRHKAKVQSSRLLKVKLNLNPLRKSKVHPKRKAEQGHSEKKSPKKRRDKRQDGKDRGEKEMKGKSGKKGSKTKGTTEDGEKEDGEEGEKNKGTSKKGQESTEGDQGENKLPEDTTTHTADPLASAFAIGQGQNLLGGHFQYQGAGLAMGSAQISSQYPFSLSATGRNQTSNLSLLGSAGSQLTGSSLSLPGGNFMLNTMAPGSNARFPSYPANSVAPNIAISGPSMAPSGVPDSFIKQAGVGLMSPANSLLANTVHANPLQASPMHTSQPAGLASSLTANPAANPNPNPNPNPNPNPAPGQSLLQTQLPPDSSIAKLKSDPAQGPGLQTGKGVQQLPPESQTPQTKESHTLPTQAPPSADGSTTLQASSIVEKLSNSTSQTEAGRVPAGPTVNTSTAVLTEGLAAGVSGDSMQAADGSVLGVSAPSMSTQSVSSMDDAGPTAALLQQEYLSEEGGSSPRRKLRLVLPEKTSNRLPTALERKIR